ACGGACATCGGTGGCGTCGTCGAAGCCGACGACGGCGCACTCATCGCCATCACCGGCGGCGAGAGCACCATCAACGCAGAGGGCGACGGGATCGACTCGAACGGATCGATCCTCGTCACCGGTGGCACCACCACGGTGTTCGGCTCGCCCGAGGACCGCGAAGGCGCGCTCGACACCAACGGCTCGCTCGTCGTCAACAGCGGAACGCTCCTCGCCGTCGGAACCACCGGCATGGCGACGTCACCGGACGCGGAGTCCGAGCAGGGCTGGCTGAGCGCATCGCTCGACCAGACCTACGGCGCGGGGGAGAGCGTGCAGGTGCTCGACGAGAGCGACACGGTCGTCGCCGAGTTCACGTCGGTCAAGTCCTTCCAGTCGGTCGTCCTCTCGGCGGCTGAGATCGTCGACGGTTCCACCTACACGGTCACGGTCGGCGGCCAGTCTGCAGGCACCGCCACCGCGGGCGTCGCAGCAGCAGGAAGCCAGGAAGCCGGTGGAGGACCAGGGCGCCGGTGACACACCCACCACGACGAAGCCCCAGGACAGAGACCATCTGTCCTGGGGCTTCGTCGTGACTGCCGCCGGCTCGTTCCCGTTGCCACTACCGCCGTGCCGCTGCATCCTTGGGATCTCGATCAAGCGGAGGACTCCATGGGCAACCTGATCTATGCGGCCAACGTCTCGCTCGACGGCTTTCTCGAAGACGAGACCGGTGCGTTCGACTGGTCTGTGCCCGACGATGAGGTGCACGCGTTCTGGAACGAGCACGAGCGGCGCATCGGCACGTCGCTCTACGGGCGGCGCTTGTACGAGACGATGCGTGTCTGGGAGAGCGACGAGTGGTTGACCGACGAGCCTGCGGTCGTCCGCGAGTACGCCCAGATCTGGCGTGACGCCGACAAGGTCGTCTACTCCTCGTCCTTGGCCGACGTCTCGACCGCGCGTACGAGGATCGAACGGCACTTCGATCCTGCTGCGGTGCGGCGGCTCAAGGAGACATCCGGCTCAGACCTGAGCATCGGAGGCGCGGGGATCGCAGCCGAGGCTTTCCGGCACGGTCTGGTCGACGAGTGTGTGCTGCTGCTGTGCCCGGTCCTCGTGGGCGGTGGCAAGCCGGGGCTGCCCCGGGGCGTCCGGGTCGACCTCGAGCTCCTCGACCACCGACGGTTCGCCAACGGCGTCGTCTACCTCCGCCACGCGGTGCACGCACCCGACTGACGCCTGCGGATCCTCGAGCGCGTGAAGGACGGCTCAGTCGAGCTCGCTCGCGACGAGCGCATCGGTGAGCAGCCCGACCAGGGCGTCGAGCTGCACGGTCGTGGACGAGAGGACGTCCTCGTCGCCCGCCCCGTCGAGCGCGCGAGCGGCCAGCCCGGACTTGCTGTCGATGAGCTCGGCGATCCTCGAGTCGATCGTCTGCGCCGCGATGATCCGCCATGCGGTGACGGGATCAGCCTGGCCGATCCGGTGGATCCGGTCGATGGCCTGGGTCTGCTCGGCGTAGGTCCAGGACAGCTCGGCCAGCACGAGGTTCGAGGCCACCTGGAGGTTGAGACCGACGCCTGCGGCCGTCAGGGAGCACACGACGATCGACACGTCCGGGTCGTCGGTGAACGCCGCGACGTTCTTCTCACGCACCTTGGGTGTCTGGTCTCCGCGGATCGAGGCGTAGCGGATACCGCGGTCGGCGAAGAGCTGCTCGGCCTGGTCCATGACGTCGACGTGCTTCGCGAAGAACACCACCTTGCCGACGTTGCGGGCGAGCTGTGCGGCGTAGTCGGCTGCTAGCCCGGCTTTCGCCTGGCCGATCCGACGGACCATCGTGAAGACGTTCTCGCCTCCGGCCTTCGAGCTCGAGTCTTTGAGCTCTGCCGACGCGACCCGGTGGACGAGCTCGTGGTCGATCGCGTGAGGGTCGCCGCTGACGGTGCGCATCTCGAGGGCGGTCCGGTAGCGCTGGACCAGCCGGTCGACGAGGGCCGACTCGGCGGCGCGGACCGACCGGCCTGCCGCACCATCGAGCTCGACGACGAGGTCCGCGAGCCGACGGGCCGGGATGTCGGCGACCACGTCGACCTTGCGACGACGCACGATTCCCATGTCGATGACGCTGGCCCGCGCGGCGGCCGAGAAGCCCGGGTCGGCCGGGGTGAGCCCTGTGTCCTCGAGAGCAGCCTGCAGCGCGCCGAGCGGCACGGTGTCGTCGATCCAGCCGAGGAACTGCCAGATCGCTCGAAAGTCCTCGATGTCGTTGATGAGCGGGGTGCCGGTGAGCGCCATGAGCAGCGGCCCGGCGATGCGGGTGCGGATCTTCTCC
This sequence is a window from Sanguibacter antarcticus. Protein-coding genes within it:
- a CDS encoding dihydrofolate reductase family protein — translated: MGNLIYAANVSLDGFLEDETGAFDWSVPDDEVHAFWNEHERRIGTSLYGRRLYETMRVWESDEWLTDEPAVVREYAQIWRDADKVVYSSSLADVSTARTRIERHFDPAAVRRLKETSGSDLSIGGAGIAAEAFRHGLVDECVLLLCPVLVGGGKPGLPRGVRVDLELLDHRRFANGVVYLRHAVHAPD